GCAGAGCCGCTGTTTTGAGTTTGTGATAGACGGAGAATGGGAGGACGACGCGGTGAGTCAGATTCAAAACACATTCTCTTTGAGCGGACGCTCAGCAAGGACAATCATCTTATTACTCATCTGTTAAACATCTTAAAGTTTGCCTACTGTCGTTCTTCTGTCTTCATAATCACCATCACTACCTTCTTTCACCAGTCAGATCTTCAGGATCATCGTGACAGGCACAAGGTGAGAGCTTCGACTTTGGACTTTTTTATGACGCAGTATCGATAGCTAACAGTCTTTGACGCCACCTATCAACGTTTGTGGCCTTATTGTATGACTTGAACTAAAAGTTGACCAAGAATCATCAAACAACTTTGTACACTACGTCTAATTGTACAGTTAGTAACTGCCTCGTTTAAAAACAAGACCTTTGCATGTGCCTGatgactagtgtgtgtgtgtgtgtgtgtgtgtgtgtgtgtgtgtgtgtgtttcagagagCGATATTGACCAGTGAGGAGCAGGAAGACTTTGAGGTACTGTATGACCCTCCACTGTTGTTTTAAGCCCTCTCCACTGTGACAGAGATCAACCTTATCGGACAAAATCAATAGGTTGTTGTTTGGAGACATTCCCCTGACTGACAGGCTATTGACCCGGCTCTTGTACCAGCACCGTGTTCTAGTTCCAGATGGTTAATGGGCGGTTGAACACTCGGAGGCCCAGTAGTAACCCCGAACCATTGGCCAAAGTGCAGTCTTAACGCTAAACCTTCCAGAGTTTATTGAACCTGAGACACATGTAAAGGCAGCAAATATTGAACGTTAAAGAACCTTACAAAGAAAGAACCTTGTTCCTTACCTTCTCAATCCATCACTTCCTGGCCAGGCCATCCGAGGAGATGACATCACCGTCAAGAGTTACAAAGTGGAGAGCCGCATCACGTCGCGCTTCGCCCACACCACTGTCCGGAGCTCGGTGGTCAACTCTGGGTCCAAGGCCCAGACCATCGGCTTCAACGTGCAGATCCCTAAGAGGGCCTTTATCACAAACTTCACCATGTGAGGTCACGCCGCACCTCAGAGATGCGACTCGTACGCAGCATGTGGTTGCCCACAGCTGTCACGCTTTTTGTGCCGCAGGAACGTCAACGGCATCACATTCACAGGCTCCGTAAAGGAGAAGACAGTGGCCAGGAATCTGTACGCCCAGGCCCGAGCCAGAGGCAAGGCCGCCGGTATCGTCAGGTAGTCAGCCAGGTCTCTCTCGGATTGAACCCGAAGGTAGAACAGAGGAAGCTAAGAACGTTTGTATGCAACAGGGCTAACTCTCAGGACATGGAGACCTTTAAGACGGAGGTGCACGTCCCCCCTGGCAGCAACATTGAGTTTGAGTTGAACTACCAAGAGATGATGCAGAGGAAGTTGGGCTTTTATGAGCACTCACTGCACCTGCAGCCTGGCAGACTGGTACCTCAGTTCCAGGTGAGGAACTGACTGGGTGCTTATATTCTCCATATATTACAAAAAGACAACATGTCCTCCAGCAACCCTGAGTTGTGTCTTTAGGCGGATGTCTACATCTATGAGCCAAAGGGAATCTTCAAGTTGGAAACAACCAACACTTTGGGCGAGAAGTTTACAGACCTGGTCAAAGTTACACAATCCCCGGAGAAGGTAAGACCTTATGTAATGTTGTGTGAAGGTACATCGGTAAACTTCACTCCCAGACACCTTAAGAGTCACGCTGGACATTGAGTTTGAGCTCACCTTATTGGTGTACCCTGGTTCGAGCACCAGACGTGCACAGGGGTGGACCAGTCGGGTTACATTGGTGCTGTGACCTGGGTTAGAGTAAGGTTTAGGTGGGGTGCGCGTAACAGTTGGTAAACCTAAAAGGGAGTGAGGTTCACCAATGTACCTTCGCATAGCTGCACCAACTGGCATCCGTTATTCGCAACCCCCTAAACCTCACTCACTGACACCTCAAGAGTCACACTGGACATCGAGTTTTAGCTCTGGTGTACCCTGGTTCGAACCCCAGGCATGTGCAGGAGTGGACCATTCGGGTTACATTGATGCTGTGACGTGGATGAGAGTTGGTTTACCAATGTACCTTTGCACAGCTGTACCAACTGGCATCCCcctaaaacctcactccctgacaacTCAAGAGTCGTGCTAGACATCAAGTCGACAGCTTGGGCTCTCAGCTCAATGGCAAGCACTCTCGGCACTCATTCATAGGACCATGGTTCGAGCCCCGGGCGGAATGCTGTGTTGCGCTTCTGGAAGTGCAGAAACCTCTAATGTTTTTTTGGCCCCCTCAGGCTCACGTGGTCTTCAAGCCCACATTGCAGCAGCAGAGGAAGTGTGACACCTGCAACGACAGCGCCATAGACGGCGTCTTCAAGGTCAAATACGACGTGACCCGGGACAGCAATGCTGGTGAACTGCAGGTAAAAAACAGCCGGTCACGGGTTTCTGACACGCCGTAAAACCGTGACTGATCACAAAGGGTGTCACCAGGTCTCGGACGGCCACTTTGTCCATTTCTTCGCCCCGTCCAACCTGCCCCCGCTCCCTAAAAACATTGTGTTTGTGATCGATGTGAGCGGGTCCATGTGGGGGGTCAAGATGAAGCAAGTGAGTGATGAACTggtgccactttgcggttcttCAGCAAAATAGCGTTGACTTTAGAGCGTCTCTCTTAGACGGTGGAGGCCATGCAAGCCATCTTGGACGGCCTCACCATAGACGACCAGTTCAGCATCATTGACTTCAACCACAACGTGCGCTGCTGGAGTGAAGAACTTCTGCCTGGATCCTCCATACACATCGCAGACGCCAAAAAGTACATCCAGAACATCAAACCCGTTGGAGGTACCATGAGCAGATGAGGGCTTGGAGAAGAAAGCTGGTTGCTCACATGTAACTCTTTGACCCCAGGAACCAACATTAATGAAGCACTGATGAAAGCGGTGCAGATCCTGGTGCGGGCGTCCAATCAGGGACTCATCGACCCTCGCTCTGTCTCCATGATCATCCTGGTGTCTGATGGTGACCCCACTGTGGGTGAGTCTCCAATGATGGATCAAATCCTGCCGTTTAAACAGCCAGTACAAACGAGTGTTTTGAAGGCGAGATCAAGCTGAGCACCATCCAGAAGAATGTGAAGAAGGTCATGAGGGAGgacttctctctcttctccttggGGATTGGCTTTGATGTGGATTACGACTTCCTGGAGCGCATCGCCATGGAGAACCGCGGCATGGCCCAGCGCATCTTTGCTAACCACGACGCTGCCGAGCAGCTACGGGTGAGCCGCCTGCCATTAACGATTTCCTAACAACATCCAGCACAGCGTCTTGTGGCCATCTACCACCAGGCACTTTTCTAAGCATGTACTTCCACCTTCTGCAGACCTTCTACAGCCAGGTGGCCAACCCTCTCCTGCGCAAGATCACCGTCCAGTTCCCAGAGGACTCCGTGTCTGACGTCACGCAGAACCAATTCGACAAATACTTTGGGGGCTCCGAGCTGGTGGTGGCTGGCAAGGTGCTGCCCTCTGAGAGCGACACTCTGACCAGCTTCACCACTGCGTCGGCTGTGAGGGACATGCAAACGCATCACAGAGGTGCGACCGTTCACCGGTTCTGTAAGCATCTCATCTGACTCCGCAGGCCCTGCTGGACATCACCCTGGAGACGGAGGCGGACACTTCCAGGCTGGACATGGAGCTGGCCAAGCAGCAGCACTCCTTCACCGGCTTCGCCAGGCAGCTGTGGGCCTATGTCACCATCAAGCAGATGATCAGCGAGAGGTCGGCCTCAAGGAAGGCAGTTGAGAAGGTCCCAGTATAACAAGCAGAAGTGGAGaacattgcttgttttttttccctccacttTTCAGGTCTTTGGCGCCGACAGCCACCAAGAAGAGGAAGATCACGCAGCGCATCCTGGCGTTGGCAATGGAGCATCAGTTTGTCACGCCCCTCACAGCCTTGCTGGTGGAGAGCGAGGACGCCAAGGAGAGGTTGCTGGCCGACTCCCCGAAGGACCCCAAGCAAGGCTGCTGCTCAGGTGCCTGAATGTTGAAActacgggtgtccaaactttttccctgCAGTGAGGGAAACACGTGTGTTTTTACCAATGATTCAAAAATCGGGACTGAAGTAGCAGATCTAAGGTTTGGCAGGAGAGTGTTCCAGAGTTCGGGGCCTGCTACTGTAAACGCTATCGCTAGACGTGGGACACTCGACTACTAGCTGATGATATTATGTTCCTGCCGTCCTAACGGCTTTTTGATCATTATTATTCTCTCAAACTcataaaatggcaactttttttgttagaatgctattttttcctctttattcttgtcatattacagtttttttctaatttttgctgtttttattaaattttacaaatatttcaactttcttcttttaaattttgttctcgtaatattgactttattcccaaaatgttatgactttttccccacttaattgtccaaaaatgacacctttgtttgaacaaaataacattttttccttaatattttaattgtatgctactaaaatgaagttattttttctcatattctgagtttattcttgtaaaaattttttccatttctgctgttttcgaACTACTTCAagttgtttttctcttaattatgaatttattctttcaactttttccacaatctaaatgtgcaaaaatgttttgtttttcatgttacaactttattttttcaaatcacatatttttctttaatatttcaactctatgctactaaattgatTTTTTCTCATATCAATACATCGcctcataaaaataaatttttctttcaccattttgacattattcttgtaaaattactgctgatttttcctttttttgaaaaaaaaaaaaagtgtagtgaaatgatatttttcctaat
This sequence is a window from Dunckerocampus dactyliophorus isolate RoL2022-P2 chromosome 2, RoL_Ddac_1.1, whole genome shotgun sequence. Protein-coding genes within it:
- the itih2 gene encoding inter-alpha-trypsin inhibitor heavy chain H2 isoform X2, with translation MRRLLLLLLVGLLGLQQSRCFEFVIDGEWEDDASDLQDHRDRHKRAILTSEEQEDFEAHVVFKPTLQQQRKCDTCNDSAIDGVFKVKYDVTRDSNAGELQVSDGHFVHFFAPSNLPPLPKNIVFVIDVSGSMWGVKMKQTVEAMQAILDGLTIDDQFSIIDFNHNVRCWSEELLPGSSIHIADAKKYIQNIKPVGGTNINEALMKAVQILVRASNQGLIDPRSVSMIILVSDGDPTVGEIKLSTIQKNVKKVMREDFSLFSLGIGFDVDYDFLERIAMENRGMAQRIFANHDAAEQLRTFYSQVANPLLRKITVQFPEDSVSDVTQNQFDKYFGGSELVVAGKVLPSESDTLTSFTTASAALLDITLETEADTSRLDMELAKQQHSFTGFARQLWAYVTIKQMISERSLAPTATKKRKITQRILALAMEHQFVTPLTALLVESEDAKERLLADSPKDPKQGCCSGGVMGGSRTPGLAPVQVLYQPPPWVQMTTPAPPSPVEKGPEEWTLPQQVNLVDNDPHFIVHLPQSNMDVCFNIDSKPGHILNLVSDRGTGVAVNGQLIGAKKEHLGKHATYFGVISVYHQPTGVAVTVSTAAIVLSDGKSNYTFTWGATADIVRDGLRISVVKDRRVSVIINHGIRVMVLLHRVWKKHPVNVDFLGLYLPNDNRYSPLVHGLIGQFSNEPEVNVYDIHDGADPLKKEATMEVKGKEVHVTRGWQKDYRRDERRGWDVYCWFVHNSGKGFIDGHYSHYIVPHLYSFL
- the itih2 gene encoding inter-alpha-trypsin inhibitor heavy chain H2 isoform X1; amino-acid sequence: MRRLLLLLLVGLLGLQQSRCFEFVIDGEWEDDASDLQDHRDRHKRAILTSEEQEDFEAIRGDDITVKSYKVESRITSRFAHTTVRSSVVNSGSKAQTIGFNVQIPKRAFITNFTMNVNGITFTGSVKEKTVARNLYAQARARGKAAGIVRANSQDMETFKTEVHVPPGSNIEFELNYQEMMQRKLGFYEHSLHLQPGRLVPQFQADVYIYEPKGIFKLETTNTLGEKFTDLVKVTQSPEKAHVVFKPTLQQQRKCDTCNDSAIDGVFKVKYDVTRDSNAGELQVSDGHFVHFFAPSNLPPLPKNIVFVIDVSGSMWGVKMKQTVEAMQAILDGLTIDDQFSIIDFNHNVRCWSEELLPGSSIHIADAKKYIQNIKPVGGTNINEALMKAVQILVRASNQGLIDPRSVSMIILVSDGDPTVGEIKLSTIQKNVKKVMREDFSLFSLGIGFDVDYDFLERIAMENRGMAQRIFANHDAAEQLRTFYSQVANPLLRKITVQFPEDSVSDVTQNQFDKYFGGSELVVAGKVLPSESDTLTSFTTASAALLDITLETEADTSRLDMELAKQQHSFTGFARQLWAYVTIKQMISERSLAPTATKKRKITQRILALAMEHQFVTPLTALLVESEDAKERLLADSPKDPKQGCCSGGVMGGSRTPGLAPVQVLYQPPPWVQMTTPAPPSPVEKGPEEWTLPQQVNLVDNDPHFIVHLPQSNMDVCFNIDSKPGHILNLVSDRGTGVAVNGQLIGAKKEHLGKHATYFGVISVYHQPTGVAVTVSTAAIVLSDGKSNYTFTWGATADIVRDGLRISVVKDRRVSVIINHGIRVMVLLHRVWKKHPVNVDFLGLYLPNDNRYSPLVHGLIGQFSNEPEVNVYDIHDGADPLKKEATMEVKGKEVHVTRGWQKDYRRDERRGWDVYCWFVHNSGKGFIDGHYSHYIVPHLYSFL